From the genome of Spodoptera frugiperda isolate SF20-4 chromosome 23, AGI-APGP_CSIRO_Sfru_2.0, whole genome shotgun sequence, one region includes:
- the LOC118267316 gene encoding nipped-B-like protein B produces MNERDIPSVPITTLAGVASLTDLLPVLPLPAPLPATLNNKSQLFHPRVAEEAAILLATRDENLVSLLIQSLMQTSVSHIDLKDDATANTSNPPTPQPLPELLRAILSVNPNVFEQQPRTHWGPNCHSHHKFNGISPNTVPSSPSSHGTASIPNQQLLATASQSSPHVNMGSPPSQARPGNQVNSTSQNSVSPIWNSGNSSNMYPSPLSNASNSNPQNGGFYNSLVQDNRSYGTNLSEDKDPLSMSPSNQPDQQRLLMQLQEKAFEQDGNVRTGQSPAQASVAPSPLRLEPQVPQPSMGAPYAPPQAQNSNQDKQDPSKSTGSMNNRYPVVKLGRLSEGLLKKHDFTAEERSRKNSALESDSDDNVPLKSKSTSGTPTVDKEREAIDIAREKNWEAVKRKHEEASKREEAEAAIVRPKLRKVERRLVPVLEMLSVDELMETNTYQRFNKLIESVFEAIDDDVLITDEMEGTDIPEELLLPRYQLQELCSEAAKLKNLGAMEAIPADRLVRLLNILEKNIRAAEKMSLVSDPEDSEEMRQIWLESALERVMCASDACLTSLYVMTSPNMPKRIFLEDVIDRIIMFIKFQLNNTIYCVYDPVYSIQSTSKKKVDGRKRRGGGAGGGARRSGGGGGAGGGSQRAARELYTHAHESVTLLAELFAAHQLTDTTVLHASTVGVSPFFVENVSELQLSALKLVTTIFTKYEQHRRLLLEDILASIARIPSSKHNLRSFQLSSDQQIQMLTALVLQLVQCVVTLPETLCKSQDKDKDPELSDSKKNAVDKDLMIISKYEAAISVGGTFLTSFLNKCRSRNEEVDFRPLFENFVHDLLTTVNKPEWPATELLLSLLGTMLVKYMSDKSMEMSVRVASLEYLGLVAARLRRDSVHSRAKLATMDAVVRDIRAEEEKDGNQAQSATSGLDEDEERTEFLQRVLLDYLAINGQKDQAWNCARHFYITQWYRDMVIQPKSTSPTKKPKSKSKKRYIKDETSEEESDADDDSDEEGRRLKADKKLANSAIVSAEKFKTIERRKTFFLEKIRPFRYQGGTQVQVMQSYIDYSGAELISQYLASKRSFSQSFDRYLRKILVILCENTIAIRTKAMKCLAMIVEADPAVLARPDMQIGVNRSFLDQSTAVREAAVDLVGKFVLSRPDLIDKYYGMLSNRILDTGVSVRKRVIKILKDICIECPEFPKIPEICVKMIRRVNDEEGIRKLVMEVFQNMWFSPCANTARPGTLDMTAAAADPLTRKVLNITDVVISSRDIGLEWFQQLLTSLFKPKEDKDDSTKIIYQPPKSLLLACQQIVDCLIESLLQLEETSADGTGSSQRILACLSTLHLFAKIRPQLLVNHALTLQPYLSLKCQNQYEQQIMSTVASTLELVVPLMEHPSEVFLAQLEEDAVKLILQRGQLVIASCIACLAAIVNNLTHNYKLIRDVFNKYHGVLLQWKHCWQRNPEMTRALHSRPYFRRALFIVGLLLRYFDFTEARVIEGLPADIKEQIFTTLMFFVGLEDEDFVSHTLKALGSVCVRHYEFMLRPELKEFYHQLLTSDLAPIEMKADVLRNIEMYLQEEEQRMIRQDKEWSKRSKHENLKEMGDVSSGMASTVIQLYLKEILGSFLHPSTVVRSSAMKVVQLVLAQGLVHPVQIVPYLICMSTDLEVTVSHTADKHLQEIDKKYPGFIHMKAQLGIKLSYQLQKILQVNAKKGVIRGFRKKDQDELPTALNGFLYSLLRNTRPQRRALVLSLLKQFDDVSTAPLDQMLYLADNLSYFPFQVQDEPLFIIHHIDIIISTSGSNLLQLFREGLNKPSTEEKEALDEEEDDEEAETLLAQMPECTRPLQDAMRQARGCLLLLVLKQHLKQLYGFTDAKINQYSPSENVKVYEKAVSRRHAPIFEPKATITQLQEDDLTTDELDERGRRRLVDDYLEFKQLMLKFDPEEEEDEEQPGQAGGSGAAEGAASAAAAGAGDGGPPAPAAPPPAT; encoded by the exons ATGAATGAAAGGGATATCCCAAGTGTCCCTATTACGACTTTAGCAGGAGTAGCCAGCTTGACAGACT TGTTACCTGTGTTACCTCTTCCAGCACCACTGCCTGCAACACTTAACAACAAATCACAGTTGTTTCACCCTCGTGTTGCTGAAGAGGCAGCGATTCTGTTGGCAACACGTGATGAAAATTTAGTATCTTTACTAATTCAATCTCTTATGCAGACATCAGTATCGCACat AGATTTAAAAGATGATGCTACTGCAAACACTTCAAATCCTCCAACACCACAACCTTTACCAGAGCTATTGAGGGCAATTTTAAGTGTAAATCCTAATGTGTTTGAACAGCAACCAAGAACACATTGGGGTCCAAATTGTCACTCACACCATAAGTTTAATGGTATATCTCCTAATACTGTGCCCTCAAGTCCATCATCACATGGTACAGCATCCATTCCAAATCAACAATTGCTGGCTACGGCCTCTCAGTCGTCTCCCCATGTTAACATGGGCTCTCCCCCCTCGCAAGCCAGGCCAGGGAACCAAGTAAATAGTACTTCTCAGAACAGTGTGTCCCCAATTTGGAACAGTGGAAACTCTTCCAATATGTATCCAAGCCCACTGTCAAATGCATCCAATTCCAACCCACAAAATGGtggtttttataatagtttaGTACAAGATAATAGGAGTTATGGTACTAATTTAAGTGAAGATAAAGATCCACTTTCTATGTCGCCAAGCAACCAGCCGGATCAACAGAGATTATTAATGCAACTGCAAGAGAAGGCATTTGAGCAAG atGGTAATGTGAGGACAGGGCAATCTCCAGCACAAGCCAGTGTGGCGCCATCGCCGCTTCGTTTAGAACCGCAAGTGCCTCAGCCTTCAATGGGAGCCCCATATGCTCCGCCACAAGCTCAAAATAGTAACCAAGACAAGCAAGACCCGAGTAAAAGTACGGGTTCTATGAATAATAGATATCCTGTCGTCAAACTTGGGCGTTTATCa GAGGGATTGTTGAAAAAGCATGACTTTACAGCTGAAGAAAGGTCGAGGAAAAATAGTGCCCTTGAGTCTGATTCTGATGACAATGTTCCTTTGAAATCGAAGTCAACTAGCGGTACACCGACTGTAGATAAAGAAAGAGAAGCGATAGATATAGCTAGGGAGAAGAATTGGGAAGCAGTTAAAAGGAAACATGAAGAAGCCAGTAAGAGGGAAGAAGCTGAGGCTGCTATAG tGCGCCCAAAGTTACGTAAAGTAGAGCGGAGATTAGTACCTGTGCTAGAAATGCTATCTGTAGATGAATTAATGGAGACAAATACTTACCAACGTTTCAACAAATTGATTGAATCAGTATTCGAAGCTATTGACGACGACGTATTAATTACTGACGAAATGG AAGGAACAGATATACCTGAAGAATTATTATTACCACGTTACCAGCTTCAAGAGCTGTGCTCAGAAGCTGCTAAGTTAAAGAATCTTGGTGCTATGGAAGCTATACCAGCAGACAGATTAGTTCGATTGTTAaacatattagaaaaaaatatcaggGCGGCGGAGAAAATGTCGTTAGTCAGCGACCCG GAGGACAGTGAAGAGATGCGGCAAATATGGTTAGAGTCTGCGTTAGAAAGGGTCATGTGTGCTTCGGATGCATGTCTGACGTCACTGTACGTGATGACGTCCCCAAACATGCCGAAGCGGATATTTCTTGAAGATGTTATAGATAGAATTATTATGTTCATCAAATTCCAGTTGAACAACACAATCTATTGTGTCTACGACCCTGTGTATAGCATCCAAAGTACTTCTAAGAAGAAAG TGGATGGTCGCAaacggcgcggcggcggcgcgggcggcggggcgcggcgcagtggcggcggcggcggcgcgggcggcgggtcGCAGCGCGCGGCGCGCGAGCTGTACACGCACGCGCACGAGTCCGTGACGCTGCTGGCCGAGCTCTTCGCCGCACACCAGCTCACCGACACCACCGTGCTGCACGCCTCCACCGTCGGAGTCTCGCCCTTCTTCGTCGAGAACGTCAGCGAACTCCAGCTCAGTGCGCTCAAGCTCGTCACTACC ATATTCACAAAGTACGAACAGCACCGGCGGCTGTTGCTAGAAGACATACTGGCATCGATAGCACGTATTCCCAGTTCTAAGCACAACCTCCGATCGTTCCAACTTAGTTCGGACCAACAGATACAAATGTTGACTGCGCTCGTTCTTCAACTAGTACAGTGCGTGGTTACGCTGCCAGAAACATTGTGCAAGTCCCAAGATAAAGACAAAGATCCTGAGCTATCTGATAGCAAAAAA AATGCAGTGGACAAAGATCTCATGATAATTTCTAAGTATGAGGCAGCAATCAGTGTGGGTGGAACATTCCTGACGTCATTCCTAAACAAGTGCCGAAGTCGGAATGAAGAAGTTGACTTTAGGCCcctgtttgaaaattttgtGCACGATTTACTTACCACCGTGAACAAACCAGAGTGGCCTGCTACAGAGTTACTGCTCAGTCTGCTAGGAACTATGCTG GTGAAGTACATGTCAGACAAGTCGATGGAGATGTCGGTGCGCGTGGCGTCGCTGGAGTACCTGGGGCTGGTGGCGGCGCGCCTGCGGCGGGACAGCGTGCACTCGCGCGCCAAGCTCGCCACCATGGACGCCGTCGTACGCGACATCCGCGCCGAGGAGGAGAAAGACGGCAACCAAGCACAG agcgCAACTTCGGGACTGGATGAAGATGAAGAAAGAACAGAATTCTTGCAGCGTGTGTTACTGGATTACTTGGCCATCAATGGACAAAAAGATCAGGCTTGGAATTGTGCGCGGCATTTCTACATTACGCAGTGGTACAGAGATATGGTGATACAACCTAAAAGTACATCACCGACAAAGAAACCGAAGAGCAAGTCGAAGAAACGTTACATAAAGGACGAAACCAGTGAGGAGGAGTCTGACGCTGACGATGACAGCGACGAAGAAGGACGACGGCTGAAGGCTGACAAGAAGCTGGCCAACAGTGCAATTGTGTCCGCTGAAAAGTTTAAAACTATAGAGCGACGGAAAACTTTCTTCCTCGAAAAAATCCGACCGTTTAGGTATCAAGGTGGCACCCAGGTGCAAGTTATGCAATCCTATATAGATTATAGTGGAGCTGAACTAATCTCTCAGTACTTAGCTTCAAAACGGTCATTCTCACAGAGTTTCGACAGGTATCTGAGGAAAATCCTTGTAATTTTATGTGAAAACACAATAGCCATACGCACAAAGGCAATGAAATGCCTTGCGATGATTGTGGAGGCAGACCCCGCGGTACTAGCGCGACCAGATATGCAGATTGGGGTGAATCGATCGTTTCTGGACCAGTCTACTGCCGTCCGGGAGGCTGCCGTCGACCTCGTCGGAAAATTCGTGCTCAGTCGGCCCGACCTTATTGATAAGTATTATGGAATGCTCTCAAATAGAATATTG GACACTGGTGTATCGGTGCGTAAACGTGTTATAAAAATTCTGAAAGACATCTGTATAGAGTGTCCGGAATTCCCTAAAATACCCGAGATTTGTGTGAAGATGATCAGGAGAGTGAACGATGAAGAAGGAATCAGAAAGTTGGTGATGGAAGTGTTTCAAAACATGTGGTTCAGTCCGTGCGCCAACACGGCGCGGCCGGGCACGCTGGACATGacggccgccgccgccgaccCGCTCACCAGGAAGGTACTCAATATCACCGACGTCGTCATTTCCTCCCGGGATATTGGCCTCGAGTGGTTCCAGCAATTGTTGACTAGT TTGTTCAAACCTAAAGAAGATAAGGATGATtctacaaaaattatttatcaaccCCCTAAATCACTATTGCTTGCTTGTCAGCAAATAGTAGACTGTCTCATTGAAAGTTTACTGCAGCTAGAGGAGACAAGTGCTGatg GGACTGGTTCATCACAGCGCATTCTAGCTTGCCTCTCCACATTGCATTTGTTTGCGAAAATTAGACCGCAATTATTAGTAAATCATGCACTTACTCTACAGCCGTACTTGAGTTTAAAGTGTCAG AATCAGTATGAGCAACAGATTATGTCGACGGTGGCTTCTACGCTGGAGTTGGTAGTGCCTCTAATGGAGCACCCGAGCGAGGTGTTCCTGGCCCAGCTGGAGGAGGACGCCGTGAAGCTGATCCTACAACGAGGACAGCTCGTCATCGCCTCCTGCATCGCTTGCCTCGCAGCCATCGTCAACAACCTCACGCACAACTACAAACTTATTAGGGACGTGTTCAATAAGTACCATG GTGTACTGCTTCAATGGAAGCACTGCTGGCAGCGAAATCCTGAAATGACGAGAGCATTACACTCAAGGCCTTATTTCAGACGCGCGTTGTTTATCGTAGGACTTTTGTTGCGGTACTTTGATTTCACGGAAGCGAGAGTCATCGAAGGACTACCA GCGGATATAAAAGAACAGATATTTACAACGTTGATGTTTTTCGTTGGACTTGAAGATGAGGACTTTGTGTCCCATACTCTGAAGGCGTTGGGTTCGGTCTGCGTGAGGCATTACGAGTTCATGTTGAGACCTGAACTAAAGGAATTCTATCACCAACTTCTCACATCTGATTTAGCGCCGATTGAGATGAAAGCTGATGTACTGAGAAACATTGAAATGTACTTACAAGAAGAGGAGCAAAGGATGATAAGACAAGATAAAgaat GGTCTAAGAGATCAAAACATGAGAATCTCAAGGAGATGGGTGACGTGTCCTCGGGTATGGCGTCGACGGTGATCCAGTTGTACCTGAAGGAGATCCTCGGCTCCTTCCTGCATCCCAGCACCGTGGTACGCTCCAGTGCCATGAAAGTCGTGCAGCTGGTACTGGCACAAGGTCTCGTGCACCCTGTACAG atTGTTCCATATTTGATTTGCATGAGTACGGATCTGGAAGTGACAGTATCCCATACGGCTGACAAACATCTCCAAGAGATAGACAAGAAGTATCCAGGTTTCATTCACATGAAGGCACAACTTGGCATCAAACTTTCTTAtcagttacaaaaaatattacaagttaATGCAAAAAAAGGTGTTATAAGAGGGTTTAG GAAAAAGGATCAAGATGAATTGCCAACGGCTCTCAATGGTTTCTTGTATTCATTGCTTCGCAATACGCGACCACAACGACGAGCGTTGGTTCTATCACTACTCAAACAATTTGATGACGTCTCT ACTGCTCCATTGGATCAAATGCTGTACTTGGCTGATAATTTGAGCTACTTTCCGTTTCAAGTTCAAGATGaacctttatttattatacatcacattgacattattatatcGACATCGGGATCTAATTTGTTACAACTTTTTCGCGAG GGACTCAATAAACCAAGTACAGAGGAGAAAGAGGCGCTGGACGAGGAGGAGGATGACGAGGAAGCGGAGACGTTGCTGGCTCAGATGCCGGAGTGCACGCGGCCGCTACAGGACGCCATGCGGCAGGCGCGCGGCTGTCTGCTACTGCTGGTGCTCAAACAGCATCTCAAGCAACTCTACGGCTTCACGGACGC AAAAATCAACCAATACTCACCATCTGAGAACGTAAAGGTGTATGAAAAAGCAGTATCTCGGCGCCACGCGCCTATATTCGAGCCTAAGGCCACCATCACGCAATTACAAGAAGACGACCTCACTACTGACGAACTGGACGAGCGCGGCCGCCGGAGACTGGTCGATGATTACCTCGAG TTCAAGCAGCTGATGCTGAAGTTCGACCCGGAGGAGGAGGAGGACGAGGAGCAGCCGGGACAGGCCGGCGGCAGCGGCGCGGCGGAGGGCGCGgccagcgcggcggcggcgggcgcgggcgacGGCGGGCCGCCGGCCccggccgcgccgccgcccgccaccTAG